One window of the Spirochaetota bacterium genome contains the following:
- a CDS encoding GMC family oxidoreductase, translated as MKKEQRKEYDVIVVGSGAAGCTVAREMTKKGKKVLLLEKGGRMEWLGNTATVATMIDLPTLLRNYKDIVIFVNNYGGASNIAAGCAVPPPKKIFAPLGIDLAKEAAEAKSEMWIQPMPDELIGENNMRLLEAANSLGYHWQKVEKFIDPGKCSGSGNCMLGCKTGAKWTGRVFGDEAVAGGADLKLHANVKDVIVENGRAVGVALKNGERYYGKAVVLSSGGLNNVHMLRGAGIEEAGKGLCCDWLSFVQGIIPGTNSLGATPMSVGTIEHYDEDGLCILPVAPNWALFLGIIALSGPTHLLKMANFMRYTSIMVKVQDDTTGEIKKGRAFSKPLTANDQKKIDKGVEIITKIFKKAGAKESSVYPMKAAGAHPSATCRIGHVLDTNLETQIKDLYCCDASVFPSSLGAPVVWTVVSLGKRLAKHLDKRLK; from the coding sequence ATGAAGAAGGAGCAAAGAAAGGAATACGACGTGATCGTAGTGGGGAGCGGGGCCGCCGGCTGCACCGTGGCCCGGGAGATGACGAAGAAGGGAAAGAAGGTCCTTCTCCTCGAGAAGGGCGGCCGCATGGAGTGGCTGGGCAATACGGCCACGGTGGCGACCATGATCGACCTGCCGACCCTGCTGCGCAACTACAAGGATATAGTCATTTTCGTGAACAACTACGGCGGCGCCTCGAACATAGCCGCCGGGTGCGCGGTGCCGCCGCCCAAGAAGATATTCGCCCCCCTGGGGATCGACCTTGCTAAAGAGGCGGCCGAGGCGAAGAGCGAGATGTGGATCCAGCCGATGCCGGACGAGCTGATCGGCGAGAACAACATGCGCCTGCTGGAGGCGGCCAACAGCCTGGGCTACCACTGGCAGAAGGTGGAGAAGTTCATCGATCCGGGCAAGTGCAGCGGCTCCGGCAACTGCATGCTCGGGTGCAAGACCGGGGCGAAGTGGACCGGCCGCGTCTTCGGCGACGAGGCGGTGGCCGGCGGCGCGGACCTGAAGCTCCACGCCAACGTGAAGGACGTGATCGTGGAGAACGGCAGGGCCGTGGGCGTTGCCCTGAAGAACGGCGAGCGGTACTACGGCAAGGCGGTGGTCCTCTCCTCGGGGGGCCTGAACAACGTGCATATGCTCCGGGGCGCCGGCATCGAGGAGGCGGGCAAGGGCCTCTGCTGCGACTGGCTCTCCTTCGTGCAGGGGATCATCCCCGGCACCAACTCCCTGGGGGCCACGCCGATGAGCGTGGGTACCATCGAGCACTATGACGAGGACGGCCTCTGCATCCTGCCGGTGGCCCCGAACTGGGCGCTCTTCCTGGGGATTATCGCGCTGTCGGGACCCACGCATCTTTTGAAGATGGCCAACTTCATGCGGTATACCAGCATCATGGTGAAGGTGCAGGACGATACCACCGGCGAGATCAAAAAGGGGAGGGCCTTTTCCAAGCCCCTCACGGCCAACGACCAGAAGAAGATCGACAAGGGCGTGGAGATCATCACGAAGATCTTCAAGAAGGCCGGCGCCAAGGAGAGCAGCGTCTATCCGATGAAGGCCGCCGGCGCCCATCCGTCCGCGACCTGCCGCATCGGCCATGTGCTGGACACCAACCTGGAGACGCAGATCAAGGACCTTTACTGCTGCGACGCCAGCGTGTTCCCGTCGTCCCTGGGCGCGCCCGTGGTCTGGACCGTGGTGTCCCTCGGCAAGAGGCTCGCGAAGCACCTGGATAAAAGGCTTAAATAG
- a CDS encoding 4Fe-4S binding protein — MKASTKIMMKKHGWRFDRFIHNYIYFKFYHPYVKFVYYLFKYLSKYLSWFKPLNLILSMALSRYHSKVLSFGDTKKIFTLNENISAISAQNKKIVPFKYAHKILFMEPEHIAVMDCPCKVALGDKDENILSCLAVGKGLSSFWLEHGKKYNAKKISQKDALALIEKFRGMGYLTQAFFKVATGGSTGVICNCHPDTCVSLLATKFAKKFDNKFTMNADSGYSVEFKEKKCKWHGTCEEVCPVGAIKVDKASKKWIYDKDACIGCELCVERCPEKALSFYRDAAKTVPLDIDIVKKEFVTPN, encoded by the coding sequence ATGAAAGCATCAACAAAGATTATGATGAAGAAGCATGGATGGAGATTTGATCGGTTCATTCATAATTATATTTATTTCAAGTTCTATCATCCCTATGTGAAATTTGTTTATTATCTCTTTAAATACCTATCAAAGTATCTTTCATGGTTCAAGCCCCTCAACCTGATCCTCTCAATGGCCCTGTCGCGGTATCACTCTAAAGTTCTATCCTTCGGCGATACAAAAAAGATATTCACGCTGAACGAGAATATATCGGCCATATCCGCCCAGAACAAAAAGATTGTGCCCTTTAAATATGCCCACAAGATCCTGTTCATGGAACCGGAGCATATCGCGGTCATGGACTGTCCCTGCAAGGTCGCGCTGGGCGATAAGGATGAGAATATATTGTCCTGCCTTGCAGTCGGAAAGGGGCTCTCATCTTTCTGGCTGGAGCATGGGAAGAAGTACAACGCGAAGAAGATCAGCCAGAAGGATGCCCTGGCGCTGATAGAAAAATTCAGGGGGATGGGTTATCTCACCCAGGCGTTCTTCAAGGTGGCCACCGGCGGCAGCACCGGAGTCATCTGCAACTGCCACCCCGACACTTGCGTGTCCCTCCTGGCCACGAAATTCGCGAAGAAATTCGACAATAAGTTCACCATGAACGCGGATTCTGGATACTCGGTTGAGTTCAAGGAGAAGAAATGCAAATGGCACGGCACCTGTGAAGAGGTGTGTCCCGTTGGAGCGATCAAGGTGGATAAGGCCTCCAAAAAATGGATCTACGACAAGGATGCCTGTATCGGCTGCGAGCTCTGCGTGGAGCGCTGCCCGGAAAAGGCCCTCTCCTTCTACAGGGATGCGGCCAAAACGGTTCCCCTTGATATTGATATCGTGAAAAAAGAATTTGTCACGCCTAATTAA
- a CDS encoding TetR/AcrR family transcriptional regulator, whose translation MQKRMKGELRKNQILECSKKIFSEKGYYETYVEEVIKEAKVGKGTFYLYFKNKEDLFISLLIKFLKEWEEVASIDISEIREDNIHEMLKILIRRSFKFFKENEDLCNIYLRIGPGLNKIFEPYLVRFEQQLLDYIMIYIKEGIKLGIVKPDIDVELAANIAAGAFLRVDYYYFVVKKSNGDGLLNIEKMADEFYQIIMGGILVSRLSSQQP comes from the coding sequence ATGCAAAAAAGAATGAAAGGAGAACTCAGAAAGAATCAAATCCTTGAATGTTCAAAGAAAATATTCTCAGAAAAAGGCTATTATGAGACATATGTAGAAGAAGTAATCAAGGAAGCCAAGGTCGGAAAAGGTACTTTTTACCTTTATTTTAAGAATAAAGAGGATCTGTTTATATCCCTCCTCATCAAATTCCTCAAGGAATGGGAGGAAGTTGCTTCCATTGATATTTCAGAAATCAGGGAAGATAATATCCATGAAATGTTGAAGATTCTTATCAGGAGAAGCTTCAAATTTTTCAAAGAGAATGAGGATCTTTGCAATATATATCTCCGAATAGGGCCGGGACTCAATAAAATCTTCGAGCCTTACCTGGTTCGTTTTGAACAGCAGTTGTTGGATTATATCATGATTTATATCAAGGAAGGCATCAAACTGGGCATAGTGAAGCCGGATATTGATGTCGAACTCGCCGCCAACATCGCCGCAGGGGCCTTTCTCCGGGTTGATTATTACTATTTTGTGGTTAAAAAGAGCAATGGAGATGGGCTGCTCAATATTGAAAAAATGGCCGATGAGTTTTACCAGATTATCATGGGCGGCATTTTGGTCAGTCGTCTATCATCGCAACAGCCCTGA
- a CDS encoding cyclase family protein — protein MPKLIDCSIAIENDLPSDPPMMIPKIQYLGHDSGAEQMKLFFPDIDPKKDLPGGKGWAVEIVTLSTHGGTHLDAPWHYHPTMDKGVRSLTIDEVPLEWCIGRGVKLDFRHFGDGYLITARDMEQAFRDIGHDPAEGEIVLVNTGADKWWGKPEYLLKGCGMGKEATLWLCDRGIHVVGTDAWSWDRPLPLIAKEFKETRDPSIIWEGHFASIEKGYCHIEKLTNLDKLPAQGFTFHCFPIKIKGASAGWIRAVAMIDD, from the coding sequence ATGCCGAAGCTTATCGACTGCAGCATTGCCATAGAAAACGACCTTCCCTCGGATCCGCCGATGATGATTCCCAAGATACAGTACCTGGGTCATGATTCCGGCGCTGAACAGATGAAGCTCTTCTTTCCCGATATCGATCCGAAAAAGGACCTCCCCGGCGGCAAGGGCTGGGCTGTCGAGATCGTCACTCTGAGCACCCATGGGGGCACTCACCTTGACGCGCCCTGGCATTACCATCCCACCATGGATAAGGGGGTGCGATCCCTTACGATCGACGAGGTTCCCCTGGAATGGTGTATCGGCCGCGGGGTGAAGCTTGATTTCCGTCATTTTGGCGACGGCTACCTGATCACGGCGAGGGACATGGAACAGGCCTTCAGGGACATCGGCCACGATCCTGCCGAAGGGGAAATCGTGCTGGTGAATACCGGCGCCGACAAATGGTGGGGAAAGCCGGAGTACCTGCTCAAGGGCTGTGGCATGGGGAAGGAAGCCACCCTTTGGCTATGCGACCGCGGCATACATGTTGTAGGGACCGACGCCTGGAGCTGGGACAGGCCCCTGCCGCTTATTGCTAAAGAATTCAAGGAAACTCGGGATCCATCAATTATCTGGGAAGGGCATTTTGCAAGCATTGAAAAGGGATACTGTCATATTGAAAAACTGACGAATCTTGACAAATTGCCGGCCCAAGGATTCACCTTTCATTGTTTTCCGATTAAAATCAAGGGCGCCAGTGCTGGTTGGATCAGGGCTGTTGCGATGATAGACGACTGA
- a CDS encoding radical SAM protein: protein MKILLISPSGTDDIISRTVKDIPYMDSGAFFAPHALAAVAALTPPGHDLVLHDEHMRGPADDSIINGAFDIIGVSLITNQLRRTLEIAEFVKGRGVGGCFVIGGIGTTNVMRKLKDLADVIFIGEAEETWPQFIRDFRAGSHKKTYQQISKPDMEKTPAPRWDLISPDIPKYGAVSVQTSRGCPHDCSFCDVIYTYGRKIRSKSPAQVIREIGLLMDLGAKMIMIADDNFTANRAYAKEILRDLVVHNNSRKMPLSFMTQVDITVAQDKELLELLADSNFFELQIGIESFEAESLKHMNKRQNLTLDIVEAIRTIQSYGIAVQSHLIIGSDADTTATFDRTAEFVRSANITHHSCHPLMAPPGTRLWYELKRQGRLVETDDRLKDQLDITSNIIPKNMTRVEMMEGMARYWETVTAVKHYLPRAIGFISGITRKPRVKEPGLGGLWSIRGMLFRVFKYYSTGVPKEDREAFFTLFRAASSRGRHLVPKAIFLYTRYIMDRIRDTHSIAVAREQAAWERANADGVTVLPPEVPLSANFREHYKDIFRTAYLRVRQSASSMEELYRVVLDAMIDYSDRLDSIEEFDDVQRENITLCCERSLAKPRGALEPGDLAFPESPPFGFEREMLDALDHVKRYARDMASG from the coding sequence TTGAAGATACTATTAATAAGCCCGAGCGGCACGGATGATATCATAAGCAGGACCGTGAAGGACATCCCCTACATGGATTCCGGCGCCTTTTTCGCTCCCCACGCCCTTGCGGCTGTGGCTGCCCTCACCCCTCCCGGCCATGATCTGGTCCTCCATGACGAGCATATGCGCGGCCCCGCCGATGACAGTATCATCAATGGGGCCTTTGACATCATCGGCGTTTCCCTGATCACGAACCAGCTCCGGCGGACCCTGGAGATAGCCGAATTCGTGAAGGGGAGGGGCGTGGGAGGCTGCTTCGTCATCGGCGGGATCGGGACGACCAATGTGATGCGGAAGCTCAAGGACCTGGCCGATGTCATCTTCATAGGAGAGGCGGAGGAAACGTGGCCGCAGTTCATCCGCGACTTCCGGGCCGGCTCCCACAAGAAAACATACCAGCAGATATCGAAACCGGACATGGAGAAAACCCCGGCGCCCCGGTGGGACCTCATCAGCCCTGACATCCCGAAGTACGGAGCCGTGTCCGTGCAGACATCCCGGGGGTGCCCCCACGACTGCAGCTTCTGCGACGTGATCTACACCTACGGACGGAAAATCCGGAGCAAGTCCCCGGCCCAGGTTATCCGGGAGATCGGGCTCCTCATGGACCTGGGCGCGAAGATGATCATGATCGCCGACGATAATTTTACCGCTAACCGGGCCTACGCGAAGGAAATCCTCCGCGACCTCGTGGTCCACAACAATTCCCGGAAAATGCCTCTCAGCTTCATGACCCAGGTCGATATAACGGTCGCACAGGACAAGGAGCTCCTGGAGCTTCTGGCCGATTCCAATTTCTTCGAGCTCCAGATCGGCATCGAGTCCTTCGAGGCGGAGTCGCTGAAGCATATGAACAAAAGGCAGAACCTGACCCTGGACATCGTGGAGGCGATCCGGACCATCCAGTCCTACGGGATCGCGGTGCAGAGCCACCTTATCATCGGCTCCGACGCCGATACCACGGCGACCTTCGACCGCACGGCCGAGTTTGTGAGATCGGCCAATATCACGCACCACTCCTGCCATCCCCTGATGGCGCCGCCGGGTACCAGGCTCTGGTACGAGCTGAAGCGCCAGGGACGGCTGGTGGAGACCGATGACCGCCTTAAGGACCAGCTCGATATAACAAGCAATATCATCCCCAAAAACATGACTCGCGTTGAAATGATGGAAGGGATGGCGCGGTACTGGGAGACCGTGACGGCCGTGAAGCACTACCTGCCGCGCGCCATCGGGTTTATCAGCGGCATTACGCGGAAACCACGGGTCAAGGAGCCCGGCCTGGGCGGCCTCTGGTCCATCAGGGGGATGCTCTTCAGGGTATTCAAATATTATTCGACGGGAGTTCCGAAGGAGGACCGGGAGGCCTTTTTTACCCTGTTCCGGGCAGCATCGTCCAGGGGGAGGCACCTGGTGCCGAAGGCGATCTTCCTGTACACGCGCTATATCATGGACCGGATCCGAGATACCCACAGCATCGCTGTCGCCCGGGAACAGGCGGCCTGGGAGCGCGCCAATGCCGATGGCGTAACCGTGCTGCCGCCGGAAGTCCCCCTATCCGCCAATTTTCGTGAACATTATAAGGATATATTCAGAACTGCATATTTGCGCGTCAGGCAGTCGGCTTCCTCAATGGAAGAGTTGTACCGCGTAGTCCTCGACGCGATGATAGATTATTCGGACCGCCTTGATAGTATAGAAGAGTTCGATGATGTCCAGCGCGAGAATATCACCCTGTGCTGTGAAAGGAGCCTGGCTAAACCGCGCGGGGCCTTGGAGCCGGGTGACTTGGCTTTTCCCGAATCCCCGCCCTTCGGTTTCGAGCGGGAAATGCTCGATGCCCTTGATCACGTGAAACGATACGCCCGCGATATGGCCTCCGGATAG
- a CDS encoding acetoin utilization protein AcuC: MNDHDNADRLRKVLIYSDKLAGFDFGPTHPFKPARAKQMMDLLSRYSLLHEKDQLIVDPEPFLEEHFYGFHDRAYLGLLKKADQGGFTMDMLEAGLGTDDCPIVPGLWDFCIGASSGTCLGAAMLAEGSARVVFNPLGGFHHAGRAHAEGFCYINDLAVAINDLTSRGLRVAYIDIDVHFGNGVSDAFADRGDVLCVSIHESGMTIYPWTGFVEEIGEGKGKGYTVNIPLMQGSDDEIFIGAFESVVPPLVESFKPDIVVAVIGADTHREDLLGHLNVTSGGYERVVRIINGLSPKLLVAGGGGYNVYKTAALWTLAWAVLCGLEPADTYAGIIGGMMYGPEAHSGTLRDQPYAISGNLKDKCAAHARDMVEYLKKNVFPIHGIG, encoded by the coding sequence ATGAACGACCATGACAACGCGGACCGGTTGAGGAAGGTTCTGATTTATTCTGATAAGCTCGCCGGCTTTGATTTCGGCCCGACCCATCCCTTCAAGCCGGCCAGGGCGAAGCAGATGATGGATCTTCTCTCCCGGTATTCGCTCCTCCATGAAAAAGACCAGCTGATTGTCGATCCAGAGCCGTTTCTGGAAGAGCACTTTTACGGTTTCCATGACAGGGCCTACCTCGGACTCCTGAAAAAGGCGGACCAGGGCGGATTCACCATGGATATGCTCGAGGCGGGTCTCGGGACCGATGACTGTCCCATCGTCCCCGGCCTCTGGGATTTCTGCATCGGCGCGTCAAGCGGCACATGCCTGGGCGCCGCCATGCTCGCGGAAGGATCGGCGCGGGTGGTCTTCAATCCCCTGGGGGGGTTCCATCATGCAGGACGCGCCCATGCCGAGGGATTCTGTTATATCAACGACCTGGCCGTTGCGATCAATGACCTGACAAGCCGGGGCCTCCGCGTCGCCTACATCGATATCGATGTCCATTTCGGCAATGGCGTAAGCGACGCCTTCGCGGACCGCGGCGACGTGCTGTGCGTATCAATCCATGAATCGGGAATGACCATCTATCCCTGGACGGGCTTTGTCGAGGAAATCGGCGAAGGCAAGGGAAAAGGATACACCGTCAATATACCCCTCATGCAGGGGAGCGATGATGAGATTTTTATCGGCGCCTTCGAATCCGTGGTGCCGCCCCTCGTCGAATCCTTCAAGCCCGATATCGTAGTTGCCGTCATCGGCGCGGACACGCACCGGGAAGACCTCCTGGGTCACCTGAACGTCACCAGCGGCGGCTACGAGAGGGTTGTCAGGATCATCAACGGGTTGTCGCCGAAGCTCCTGGTTGCCGGCGGGGGCGGGTACAACGTGTACAAGACGGCGGCCCTCTGGACCCTCGCGTGGGCAGTCCTGTGCGGCCTCGAGCCAGCGGACACTTACGCGGGAATTATAGGCGGCATGATGTACGGTCCCGAGGCCCATTCAGGTACCCTCCGCGACCAGCCCTATGCGATATCGGGTAATCTTAAAGATAAATGCGCCGCTCATGCCCGGGACATGGTCGAATATCTGAAAAAAAACGTTTTTCCCATTCACGGCATAGGATAG
- a CDS encoding GNAT family N-acetyltransferase, with amino-acid sequence MKDYTYRSINKNDIFLVKNLWSKLNDIHHDDSIYFKDHFASFTFEKRITKFADCGEESIMIQVAESDDRTPVGYCISTVDRDGVGEIDSIFVDDHHRGNGIGDMLMRTGISWLRERGCAKIRVGVAHGHESVFLFYQRYGFFPRMTFLEMK; translated from the coding sequence ATGAAGGATTACACATATCGAAGTATCAACAAAAATGATATCTTCCTTGTCAAGAATCTCTGGTCGAAGTTGAATGATATCCACCATGATGACTCGATCTATTTCAAGGATCATTTTGCATCATTCACTTTTGAGAAAAGGATAACAAAGTTCGCCGATTGTGGCGAAGAGTCGATCATGATACAGGTTGCCGAATCGGACGACCGCACGCCGGTGGGGTACTGCATTTCAACTGTTGACCGGGATGGCGTCGGTGAGATTGATTCTATCTTTGTTGACGATCACCACAGGGGCAACGGGATTGGTGACATGTTGATGCGTACCGGTATTTCCTGGTTGCGGGAACGGGGCTGCGCAAAGATCAGGGTTGGCGTGGCCCATGGACATGAATCGGTCTTCCTCTTTTATCAGAGATACGGGTTTTTCCCCAGGATGACGTTTCTTGAAATGAAGTGA
- a CDS encoding NAD(P)H-dependent oxidoreductase, which translates to MECYRKKIIVMVAHPREGSFNHAIAETAAAALRDLGHEVIFHDLYREEFDPLLPDNEIPRDGDVDPVVLRHCGELQSCDGIIIIHPNWWGQPPAILKGWIDRVIRPGAAYEFEEGDSGEGVPVGLLAGKTALVLNTSNTPEERERVVFGDPLELLWRNCIFEFCGVSVFYRKMFRVIVTSTAEQRSQWLSETRDLVRNYFPGT; encoded by the coding sequence ATGGAATGTTATAGGAAAAAGATTATAGTCATGGTCGCGCATCCCCGTGAAGGGAGCTTCAATCACGCAATAGCTGAAACCGCCGCCGCGGCGCTTCGCGACCTTGGTCACGAGGTTATATTCCATGATCTGTACAGGGAGGAATTCGATCCGCTGCTTCCCGATAATGAGATTCCCAGGGACGGAGATGTTGACCCGGTGGTCCTGAGGCACTGCGGCGAACTGCAATCCTGCGACGGGATAATTATCATCCATCCGAACTGGTGGGGCCAGCCGCCGGCGATACTGAAGGGATGGATTGACCGTGTCATTCGCCCGGGCGCTGCCTATGAGTTCGAGGAGGGCGATTCGGGCGAGGGAGTGCCGGTGGGATTGCTTGCCGGTAAAACCGCCCTGGTCTTAAATACCTCAAATACTCCGGAGGAGCGCGAGCGGGTGGTTTTCGGCGATCCCCTCGAGCTCCTCTGGAGAAACTGCATCTTCGAGTTCTGCGGTGTCAGCGTCTTTTACAGAAAGATGTTTCGCGTCATCGTGACCAGCACCGCGGAGCAGAGGAGCCAATGGCTCTCTGAAACGAGGGACCTGGTGAGAAACTATTTTCCAGGGACCTGA
- a CDS encoding P-II family nitrogen regulator: protein MKYVIAIIKPHKLEAVKAELEKEEVHLMTVTEVLGCGRQKGIAEVYRGVKEVDNLLRKVKLEIAVNDDFLEKTIGAITRGAGEGEIGDGKIFVFDLKDCIRLRTGERGGTAIG from the coding sequence ATGAAATACGTTATCGCGATAATTAAGCCGCACAAGCTCGAAGCGGTAAAGGCGGAGCTGGAAAAGGAAGAGGTGCACCTCATGACCGTCACGGAAGTCCTCGGGTGCGGAAGACAGAAGGGCATCGCGGAGGTATACCGCGGAGTGAAGGAAGTGGACAACCTTCTGCGGAAAGTGAAGCTTGAGATCGCCGTAAACGATGATTTTCTCGAGAAGACCATTGGCGCCATAACACGCGGAGCCGGCGAAGGAGAGATCGGGGACGGAAAAATATTCGTGTTCGATCTCAAGGATTGCATACGGCTCAGGACCGGCGAGCGGGGTGGGACCGCCATTGGATAA
- a CDS encoding ammonium transporter has product MLIATAMVMIMTPTLAFFYGGLVRKKNVLSVLMQTFVILSVISLQWILFGYSLSFGPDLGRVIGSLSYAGLNGVGMEPIAGQTIPHQVFMLFQMMFAVITPALIIGAFVERIKFSGFLVFALLWTTLIYDPMAHWVWSPDGWLAKLGALDFAGGTVIHILAGVSALVMALMLGRRSGLPNGHAPHNLPLAVLGAGFLWFGWFGFNAGSALAVGPVTVSAFLNTNTAAAAAGVTWMLLDWMENKVPTMLGVITGIVAGLVAITPAAGYVKPMAAIIIGASGSIVGFIFVTKIKARFKYDDSLDVFGVHGMAGITGAVMTGIFATKEINPAGADGLLYGNPSQLLVQILAVAVAIVFAAVGTFIIFKLVDMTIGLRVDAKDEYIGLDLTQHHEAGYTVME; this is encoded by the coding sequence ATGCTTATCGCGACAGCCATGGTAATGATCATGACGCCGACACTGGCCTTTTTTTACGGGGGGCTGGTTCGAAAAAAGAATGTTCTTTCGGTGCTGATGCAGACCTTTGTGATCCTGTCGGTCATTTCCCTGCAGTGGATCCTGTTCGGATACAGCCTTTCCTTCGGCCCTGACCTGGGACGCGTGATCGGCAGTCTCAGCTACGCGGGACTGAACGGCGTCGGCATGGAGCCGATAGCCGGCCAAACGATACCTCACCAGGTCTTCATGCTGTTCCAGATGATGTTCGCCGTCATCACCCCGGCCCTCATTATCGGGGCCTTTGTCGAGCGGATAAAGTTCAGCGGCTTCCTCGTCTTTGCCCTGCTCTGGACGACATTGATATACGATCCGATGGCCCACTGGGTGTGGTCGCCGGACGGATGGCTGGCGAAGCTGGGCGCCCTTGATTTCGCAGGGGGAACCGTCATCCATATCCTGGCGGGCGTTTCCGCGCTGGTCATGGCGCTCATGCTCGGCAGGAGGAGCGGTCTTCCGAACGGGCATGCGCCTCACAACCTGCCCCTGGCCGTTCTCGGCGCGGGATTTCTCTGGTTCGGGTGGTTCGGTTTCAACGCGGGGAGCGCCCTCGCGGTGGGGCCGGTCACCGTGTCGGCCTTTTTGAACACCAACACGGCGGCGGCGGCGGCGGGCGTAACCTGGATGCTCCTGGACTGGATGGAGAACAAGGTGCCTACCATGCTGGGCGTGATAACGGGTATCGTGGCGGGCCTGGTGGCCATTACGCCGGCGGCCGGGTACGTGAAGCCCATGGCGGCCATAATCATTGGCGCCTCCGGAAGCATTGTCGGCTTCATATTCGTAACAAAGATCAAGGCCCGCTTTAAATATGATGACTCCCTTGACGTGTTCGGCGTTCACGGCATGGCCGGCATAACCGGCGCAGTCATGACCGGCATTTTCGCCACCAAGGAGATCAATCCCGCCGGCGCGGACGGTCTTCTCTACGGGAACCCGTCGCAGCTGCTGGTGCAGATCCTGGCGGTCGCCGTGGCGATTGTTTTCGCCGCCGTGGGAACATTCATAATTTTTAAACTGGTAGATATGACCATAGGCCTCAGGGTTGATGCGAAGGATGAGTATATCGGTCTCGATCTTACGCAGCACCATGAAGCGGGCTATACGGTGATGGAATAA
- a CDS encoding RNA-binding protein: MITNRLMVENLDTMTTEKHLDNLFSIYGDIKKIRMNKGFSFVEMTSVSEAKRACKKLDGSVLWGRSMKIQIMDNSLQNRFIYLFGRFFK; the protein is encoded by the coding sequence ATGATAACAAACAGACTCATGGTGGAGAACCTGGATACCATGACAACGGAGAAGCACCTTGATAATCTCTTTTCCATCTATGGTGACATCAAAAAGATCAGGATGAACAAGGGTTTTAGTTTTGTCGAAATGACATCCGTTTCAGAGGCAAAGCGGGCATGTAAAAAGCTAGATGGCTCCGTACTCTGGGGCAGATCGATGAAAATTCAGATCATGGATAACTCTCTGCAAAACCGCTTCATCTATCTGTTTGGCAGATTCTTCAAATAA
- a CDS encoding M15 family metallopeptidase, producing the protein MMKKIIILMMGLACCFSRCYAADDEAVYGAVKPDDYVTGRFDPSKQEMFVSLADTGIPTNKWRHLLRREAAEALKKMYDAFRKENPKAPFWVQSSTRNFYDQKGIWDGKWNGTITVMNVSLNKTIRDPLKRALEILKYSSMPGTSRHHWGTDFDLNVLNNSYYETGEGKQLYQWLLKNAGRYGFCQPYTSGRNAGYNEEKWHWSYVPLSKVFIVKWNDLYRKNPGAFSKKGLFCGSEAAGKLAPAYVNAIQKDCD; encoded by the coding sequence ATGATGAAGAAGATAATAATTTTAATGATGGGATTGGCCTGCTGCTTTTCCCGCTGCTACGCCGCCGATGACGAGGCGGTCTATGGCGCGGTCAAGCCGGATGACTATGTGACCGGCAGGTTCGACCCATCAAAACAAGAGATGTTTGTCTCCCTTGCCGACACGGGCATTCCCACCAACAAGTGGCGCCACCTTCTCCGGCGGGAGGCGGCCGAGGCGCTGAAGAAGATGTATGACGCCTTCAGGAAGGAAAATCCGAAGGCCCCCTTCTGGGTCCAGAGCTCTACCAGGAATTTCTACGACCAGAAGGGCATCTGGGACGGAAAGTGGAACGGCACGATCACGGTGATGAACGTGTCCCTCAATAAAACGATCAGGGACCCGCTGAAGCGCGCCCTTGAGATCCTCAAGTATTCGTCGATGCCCGGAACATCGCGGCACCACTGGGGAACGGATTTCGATCTCAATGTGCTGAATAACAGTTACTATGAGACCGGCGAAGGAAAGCAGCTCTACCAGTGGCTCCTGAAAAATGCCGGGCGCTACGGCTTCTGCCAGCCCTACACGTCAGGGAGAAACGCCGGATATAATGAAGAGAAATGGCACTGGTCCTATGTCCCCCTGTCAAAGGTCTTCATCGTCAAGTGGAATGATCTCTATCGGAAGAATCCCGGGGCATTCTCAAAGAAAGGGCTCTTCTGCGGCTCCGAGGCCGCCGGAAAGCTGGCTCCCGCCTATGTGAACGCCATACAGAAGGATTGCGACTGA